The Candidatus Cloacimonadaceae bacterium genome has a window encoding:
- a CDS encoding LptF/LptG family permease gives MKILSRYILKEHVVPFMLSLLVVTFVLLIDRVIDLLDLILEKKLDAATILQVFTLSLPYMLALSIPMAVLVATILAFGRMTVDRETIAMKSSGINVYAMIRPLLITALLLTALMVYFNHWFLPNTNHKLKNLMIKIAYFRPMTIIKEGEFTTLMDYTVYVKNKSEDELYDLLIYDRSQTTLPRIIVAQSGRVIQKDNGNSLQLILKNGEMHERNAKEPAKYQLREFENFVVNIRNLGANMDFGETGYRSDREMTYGQLMTEIKDKKKEISLKLEETGNLDKRIASLSQRRTRYELEVEKRRLSIMKKMAEDRISELEENLHSLKVEFHKKFALSFAIVIFILIGIPLGLMTRSSGIGMAFSVSSVVFLIYYIALTGGEQLADRGLMSPFLSMWISNLVFLALAIGLIYASVKEKQLINLRLLSWRMTHLKLRKESVPDELIH, from the coding sequence GTGAAGATTCTTTCCCGCTATATTCTCAAGGAACACGTCGTTCCCTTCATGCTTTCGCTCTTGGTGGTCACTTTCGTGCTGTTGATCGACCGCGTCATCGATTTGCTCGATCTCATACTCGAAAAGAAACTGGACGCCGCTACGATCCTGCAAGTTTTCACGCTCTCATTACCCTATATGTTGGCGCTATCGATCCCGATGGCGGTCTTGGTGGCTACGATTCTCGCCTTTGGCAGGATGACCGTCGATCGTGAAACCATCGCCATGAAATCCAGCGGCATCAACGTCTATGCCATGATCCGTCCACTGCTCATAACTGCTTTATTACTAACGGCGTTGATGGTCTATTTCAACCACTGGTTTCTGCCTAATACCAATCACAAGCTCAAAAACCTGATGATCAAAATCGCCTACTTTCGTCCGATGACCATCATCAAGGAAGGCGAATTCACCACCCTGATGGACTATACCGTCTATGTGAAGAACAAAAGCGAGGACGAACTCTATGACCTGTTGATCTATGACCGCAGCCAGACGACGCTCCCCCGTATCATCGTCGCCCAAAGCGGACGCGTGATCCAAAAAGACAACGGCAACAGTCTCCAGCTCATTCTGAAAAACGGCGAAATGCACGAACGTAACGCCAAAGAGCCTGCCAAATACCAGCTCAGGGAGTTTGAAAACTTCGTGGTCAATATCCGCAACCTCGGCGCAAACATGGATTTTGGCGAGACGGGATACCGTTCCGACCGTGAAATGACCTATGGTCAGCTCATGACCGAAATCAAAGACAAAAAGAAGGAAATATCCCTCAAGCTCGAAGAAACCGGCAATCTGGACAAGCGCATCGCATCGCTTTCGCAAAGACGCACCAGATATGAGCTTGAGGTGGAGAAACGCCGCCTTTCGATCATGAAAAAGATGGCGGAGGATAGAATCAGTGAACTCGAGGAAAACCTGCATTCGCTCAAGGTTGAGTTTCACAAGAAGTTTGCCCTCTCGTTTGCCATCGTGATTTTCATCCTGATCGGCATTCCCTTGGGTTTGATGACGCGTAGCAGCGGCATCGGCATGGCGTTTTCCGTTTCCTCGGTGGTTTTTTTGATCTATTATATCGCCCTCACCGGTGGAGAACAGCTTGCCGACCGTGGTCTGATGAGTCCGTTTCTTTCCATGTGGATCTCAAATCTCGTGTTTTTGGCGCTCGCCATTGGGCTGATCTACGCGAGTGTAAAGGAAAAACAGCTCATCAATCTGCGCCTTCTCTCCTGGCGGATGACGCATCTGAAACTGCGAAAAGAAAGCGTCCCCGACGAGCTGATCCACTAA